In a single window of the Streptomyces cinnabarinus genome:
- the ftsH gene encoding ATP-dependent zinc metalloprotease FtsH, giving the protein MDVKRYFRGPVMWIVLAVLAVVVLMQVVGSSGGYKTVDTGQVVQAINDNKVESAKLTTGDEQTIKVQLKDDEKIEGSSKIQASYIGDQGVTLANTLQTKFQDKQIPDGYTVSPTKQNAFVSILLSLLPFVLIVVVFLFLMNQMQGGGSRVMNFGKSKAKLITKDTPKTTFADVAGSDEAVEELHEIKEFLQEPAKFQAVGAKIPKGVLLYGPPGTGKTLLARAVAGEAGVPFYSISGSDFVEMFVGVGASRVRDLFEQAKANAPAIVFVDEIDAVGRHRGAGLGGGHDEREQTLNQLLVEMDGFDVKGGVILIAATNRPDILDPALLRPGRFDRQIAVDRPDMQGRLEILKVHQKGKPVAPDVDLSAVARRTPGFTGADLSNVLNEAALLTARSDKKLIDNQMLDEAIDRVVAGPQKRTRIMSDKEKKITAYHEGGHALVAAASPNSDPVHKITILSRGRALGYTMVLPDEDKYSTTRNEMLDQLAYMLGGRAAEELVFHDPTTGAANDIEKATTTARAMVTQYGMTERLGAIKFGGDNTEPFLGREMAHQRDYSEEVAALVDEEVKKLIETAHNEAWEILVENRDVLDNLVLALLERETLGKEEIAEIFAPIVKRPPRPAWTGSSRRTPSTRPPVLSPKELALTNGANGATPAISTAKSTVTEPVTEPAPEERPES; this is encoded by the coding sequence ATGGACGTGAAGCGATACTTCCGTGGGCCGGTCATGTGGATCGTGCTGGCCGTCCTTGCCGTGGTCGTGTTGATGCAGGTCGTCGGCTCGTCCGGCGGCTACAAGACGGTGGACACCGGCCAGGTCGTCCAGGCGATCAATGACAACAAGGTCGAGTCGGCAAAGCTGACCACCGGTGACGAGCAGACCATCAAGGTCCAGCTCAAGGACGACGAAAAGATCGAGGGCAGCTCGAAGATCCAGGCGAGCTACATCGGCGACCAGGGTGTGACCCTCGCCAACACCCTGCAGACCAAGTTCCAGGACAAGCAGATCCCGGACGGCTACACGGTCTCGCCGACCAAGCAGAACGCTTTCGTGAGCATCCTGCTCTCGCTGCTCCCCTTCGTTCTCATCGTCGTCGTCTTCCTGTTCCTGATGAACCAGATGCAGGGCGGCGGCTCCCGAGTCATGAACTTCGGGAAGTCCAAGGCCAAGCTCATCACCAAGGACACCCCCAAGACGACGTTCGCGGACGTCGCCGGCTCGGACGAGGCCGTCGAGGAACTCCACGAGATCAAGGAATTCCTCCAGGAGCCCGCCAAGTTCCAGGCCGTCGGCGCCAAGATCCCCAAGGGCGTACTCCTGTACGGCCCTCCCGGCACCGGCAAGACCCTGCTCGCGCGTGCCGTCGCGGGCGAGGCCGGCGTGCCGTTCTACTCGATCTCCGGCTCCGACTTCGTCGAGATGTTCGTCGGCGTCGGTGCCTCCCGAGTCCGTGACCTGTTCGAGCAGGCCAAGGCGAACGCCCCGGCGATCGTCTTCGTCGACGAGATCGACGCGGTCGGCCGCCACCGCGGCGCCGGCCTCGGCGGCGGTCACGACGAGCGCGAGCAGACCCTGAACCAGCTGCTCGTCGAGATGGACGGCTTCGACGTCAAGGGCGGCGTGATCCTCATCGCCGCGACGAACCGGCCCGACATCCTCGACCCGGCTCTGCTGCGCCCCGGCCGCTTCGACCGCCAGATCGCGGTCGACCGCCCGGACATGCAGGGCCGTCTGGAGATCCTCAAGGTCCACCAGAAGGGCAAGCCGGTCGCCCCGGACGTCGACCTCTCGGCGGTCGCCCGCCGTACGCCGGGCTTCACGGGCGCGGACCTTTCGAACGTGCTCAACGAGGCGGCGCTGCTGACGGCCCGCTCGGACAAGAAGCTCATCGACAACCAGATGCTCGACGAGGCGATCGACCGCGTCGTGGCGGGCCCGCAGAAGCGGACCCGGATCATGTCGGACAAGGAAAAGAAGATCACCGCGTACCACGAGGGCGGCCACGCCCTGGTCGCGGCGGCCTCACCGAACTCCGACCCGGTCCACAAGATCACGATCCTGAGCCGCGGCCGCGCGCTGGGCTACACGATGGTGCTCCCGGACGAGGACAAGTACTCCACGACCCGCAACGAGATGCTGGACCAGCTCGCGTACATGCTGGGCGGCCGCGCGGCCGAGGAGCTCGTCTTCCACGACCCGACCACGGGCGCCGCGAACGACATCGAGAAGGCCACCACCACGGCCCGCGCGATGGTCACGCAGTACGGCATGACCGAGCGCCTCGGTGCGATCAAGTTCGGCGGCGACAACACCGAGCCTTTCCTCGGCCGTGAGATGGCTCACCAGCGCGACTACTCGGAAGAGGTCGCCGCGCTGGTCGACGAAGAGGTCAAGAAGCTCATCGAGACGGCGCACAACGAGGCCTGGGAGATCCTGGTCGAGAACCGCGACGTCCTCGACAACCTGGTCCTCGCACTGCTGGAGCGGGAGACGCTGGGCAAGGAGGAGATCGCCGAGATCTTCGCCCCCATCGTCAAGCGCCCGCCCCGGCCCGCCTGGACCGGCTCCTCCCGCCGTACGCCGTCCACCCGTCCGCCGGTGCTCTCCCCCAAGGAGCTGGCCCTGACGAACGGTGCCAACGGCGCGACTCCGGCGATCAGCACCGCCAAGTCGACGGTGACGGAGCCCGTCACCGAGCCCGCTCCCGAGGAGCGGCCGGAGAGCTGA
- the folE gene encoding GTP cyclohydrolase I FolE, with the protein MTDPVTLDGEGRIGEFDEKRAENAVRELLIAVGEDPDREGLKETPGRVARAYKEIFAGLWQQPEDVLTTTFDLGHDEMVLVKDIEVYSTCEHHLVPFRGVAHVGYIPATTGKITGLSKLARLVDVYARRPQVQERLTTQIADSLMEILEPRGVIVVVECEHMCMSMRGIRKPGAKTLTSAVRGQLRDAATRAEAMSLIMAR; encoded by the coding sequence ATGACCGACCCCGTGACGCTGGACGGCGAGGGCCGCATCGGCGAGTTCGACGAGAAGCGCGCCGAGAACGCCGTACGCGAACTGCTGATCGCGGTCGGAGAGGACCCGGACCGCGAGGGGCTGAAGGAGACGCCGGGGCGGGTTGCCCGGGCGTACAAGGAGATATTCGCGGGGTTGTGGCAGCAGCCGGAGGATGTGCTGACCACGACGTTCGACCTCGGGCACGACGAGATGGTGCTCGTGAAGGACATCGAGGTGTACTCGACCTGTGAGCATCATCTGGTCCCGTTCCGGGGCGTGGCGCACGTCGGCTACATTCCGGCCACCACCGGCAAGATCACGGGGCTGTCCAAGCTGGCCCGGCTCGTCGATGTCTACGCCCGGCGGCCGCAGGTGCAGGAACGACTCACCACGCAGATCGCGGACTCCCTGATGGAGATCCTGGAGCCGCGCGGTGTGATCGTCGTCGTGGAGTGCGAGCACATGTGCATGTCGATGCGGGGGATCCGGAAGCCGGGGGCGAAGACGCTCACCTCGGCGGTGCGCGGTCAGCTGCGGGACGCGGCGACCCGGGCCGAGGCGATGAGCCTGATCATGGCGCGCTGA